Proteins encoded together in one Nostoc sp. PCC 7524 window:
- a CDS encoding phosphorylase family protein, producing MLMSNLALVDKILVPQGSEYMAVCRGLKRVNAKQPIVQPIPIGIQPVKEYLQQWSKAEDFRQHISPKILVMGLCGSLNQQYKVGDIVLYQECLYQQQVQECNHPLTAKIHSALSENSERRKPPLRSSVTHHWLNAPLYCVRSLTSDRVICSATEKRYLGETMGVDVVDMEGFAALEFFNQIGVEVAMLRVVSDDCHHDIPDISAAINPDGSLQPLSLALRFMLQPIAATRLIRGSLQGLKVLEQVTQSLFSDGNVAL from the coding sequence ATGTTAATGTCTAATCTGGCACTGGTGGATAAAATTCTAGTACCACAAGGTTCTGAGTATATGGCTGTGTGTCGTGGCTTAAAGCGAGTCAACGCTAAACAGCCAATTGTGCAGCCGATACCCATAGGTATTCAGCCTGTCAAAGAATATTTGCAACAATGGTCAAAGGCAGAGGACTTTCGTCAGCATATTTCACCCAAGATTTTAGTCATGGGTTTATGCGGTAGTTTAAACCAACAGTACAAAGTTGGGGATATTGTGCTGTATCAAGAGTGTCTCTATCAGCAACAAGTACAAGAATGCAATCATCCACTCACCGCAAAGATCCACTCAGCACTCAGCGAGAACTCTGAGCGGAGGAAGCCTCCGCTCAGAAGTTCGGTAACACATCACTGGCTAAACGCCCCGCTCTATTGTGTCAGATCATTGACAAGCGATCGCGTAATTTGTTCTGCCACCGAAAAACGCTATCTTGGTGAAACGATGGGGGTTGATGTGGTTGATATGGAGGGCTTTGCTGCCCTAGAATTTTTTAATCAAATTGGGGTAGAAGTAGCCATGTTGCGGGTAGTCAGCGATGATTGTCACCATGATATCCCCGACATCTCCGCAGCCATCAATCCCGATGGTTCACTCCAACCTTTATCTTTAGCACTCAGATTCATGCTTCAACCTATTGCTGCTACTCGCCTAATTCGCGGTTCTTTACAAGGATTAAAAGTTTTAGAGCAAGTGACACAATCACTGTTTTCTGACGGTAATGTTGCATTGTGA
- a CDS encoding efflux RND transporter permease subunit, whose translation MAKLSGSKSARERFNISRLAIEFSWLTVSFWIAVAVAGFLAFSSLKYALFPDITFPVVVVNATAPLPNAVDTEAKLAIPIEERLRSLEGLEDIRSSSYPGQAAVSLSFAVGTNLETSTGNVETALKQLTLPQGANYKIIPLNLNESAAVSYAIESSTKNLNDLTKLANDKIIPAIAKLPGVLKVSLLGAPSPSSPINPTSTTTALPQGGATLVRFNGQNALAFQVIKRGDANTLEVVSRVEKEVQTLRNNLKDIKLTLAATQAEYIRDATQSTIDALIEAIVLAIVVIFPFLWNWRATLISALAIPTSLLATFIVMAMFGFNLETITLLALALVIGSVIDDAIIDVENILRHIEEGQSPRQAAHLATDEIGLTVVATTATAIAVFLPIGLMGGVVGQFFKPFGITVSASYIASTLVARTLSPVLSIYWLKPPATTSQRRELNIGAYFTEAYRNLLAWSLNHRTIVIALAVLSFVAGIAIIPFIPKGFIPKLDRGEFNITYTAPLPKIPDLVDLQQLARQGSKGAGEQGSRGEKVLPNPQSPIPNPQSPVPNPQSPIPIPNPLNESLEVAKKLEAVVKTYPDVETVFTTVGSREGEPNKGTLYVKLKEDRTIKTAELQDQLRQNLPKLPGVTTSVEDIQFVDTGGQKPLQVALRGNDLKALNETAKTIKDRITKIPGFVDVTVTGDTNTSDQVFQIERLNNERVAYISANLGKDLTLGDATDQIVAEAKSVLPAGVTLDLGGDSARQNEVFGSFASTLVLSALCIIVVLILLFKSWVDPIVIGVSLPLAVVGAMLALLFTKSDFGMISLIGFVFLLGLANKNAIVLVDYINQLRQAGLTRTEAILKAGPVRLRPIMMTTVSTILGMLPIALGFGAGSELRSPMAVAIAGGLVTSTILSLIVIPVVYAILDDWFPRFKKVKN comes from the coding sequence ATGGCAAAGCTTAGTGGCTCAAAATCTGCACGAGAGCGTTTTAATATTTCTCGATTAGCCATTGAGTTTTCATGGCTAACGGTGAGTTTCTGGATAGCGGTGGCTGTAGCTGGGTTTCTGGCTTTCAGTTCACTCAAGTATGCTTTGTTTCCAGATATTACCTTTCCGGTAGTAGTAGTAAATGCTACTGCACCCCTGCCAAATGCTGTTGATACTGAAGCGAAGCTAGCCATCCCGATAGAAGAACGCCTGCGTTCTCTAGAAGGATTGGAGGATATTCGCTCATCTAGTTATCCTGGACAAGCGGCTGTGAGTTTGTCGTTTGCTGTGGGTACGAATCTAGAAACATCAACTGGCAATGTTGAAACTGCACTCAAGCAGCTGACTTTACCCCAGGGAGCAAATTATAAAATTATTCCCTTGAACTTAAATGAATCAGCAGCCGTGAGTTATGCCATTGAAAGTTCTACCAAGAATCTCAATGATTTAACGAAACTGGCAAACGACAAGATTATACCAGCGATCGCTAAATTACCAGGAGTTCTGAAAGTCTCACTATTAGGCGCTCCTAGTCCATCGTCTCCCATCAACCCCACAAGTACCACGACGGCTTTGCCTCAAGGGGGAGCGACTTTAGTCAGATTTAATGGTCAAAACGCATTAGCATTTCAAGTCATCAAGCGTGGTGATGCTAATACCTTGGAAGTAGTCAGTCGAGTTGAAAAGGAAGTCCAAACACTCCGCAATAACCTGAAAGATATTAAACTCACCCTAGCGGCTACCCAAGCTGAATATATCCGTGATGCTACCCAGTCAACCATAGATGCGTTGATAGAAGCTATAGTATTGGCAATTGTGGTGATTTTTCCGTTTTTATGGAATTGGCGCGCCACTCTCATTTCTGCCTTAGCAATTCCGACATCTTTGTTGGCGACGTTTATCGTCATGGCGATGTTTGGCTTTAACCTAGAAACGATTACCTTATTAGCTTTAGCCTTAGTTATTGGTAGTGTCATTGATGATGCAATTATTGATGTCGAAAACATCTTGCGGCACATCGAAGAAGGGCAAAGCCCTCGCCAAGCCGCACACCTAGCTACAGATGAAATCGGCTTAACAGTCGTCGCCACCACCGCCACAGCCATAGCGGTTTTCTTACCTATTGGTTTGATGGGTGGAGTCGTTGGACAGTTCTTCAAACCATTCGGGATCACTGTTTCCGCCTCCTATATCGCTTCTACATTGGTGGCTCGGACTTTATCACCAGTCCTATCTATTTACTGGCTAAAACCACCTGCGACAACTTCCCAACGCAGAGAACTAAACATTGGGGCATATTTTACCGAAGCTTATCGCAACTTACTGGCTTGGTCTTTGAACCACCGCACAATAGTTATTGCTTTAGCCGTCCTCAGTTTTGTTGCTGGAATTGCCATAATTCCCTTCATTCCCAAAGGCTTTATCCCTAAATTAGATCGCGGCGAATTCAACATTACCTACACTGCGCCTCTGCCTAAAATTCCTGATTTGGTGGACTTGCAGCAGTTAGCAAGACAAGGGAGCAAGGGAGCAGGGGAGCAAGGGAGCAGGGGAGAAAAAGTTCTGCCCAATCCCCAATCCCCAATCCCCAATCCCCAATCCCCAGTCCCCAATCCCCAATCCCCAATCCCAATCCCCAACCCTCTCAACGAATCCCTGGAGGTGGCGAAAAAACTAGAAGCGGTAGTGAAAACATACCCAGATGTGGAAACGGTGTTTACTACCGTTGGTTCTCGTGAGGGTGAGCCAAATAAAGGGACGCTCTATGTCAAGCTGAAGGAAGACCGCACAATTAAAACGGCGGAATTACAAGACCAATTACGCCAAAATTTACCTAAACTCCCTGGTGTAACTACCAGCGTGGAAGATATTCAATTTGTGGACACTGGCGGACAAAAACCTTTACAGGTAGCACTGCGGGGTAATGACCTGAAAGCTTTAAACGAAACCGCTAAGACCATTAAAGACCGAATTACCAAAATCCCAGGATTTGTGGATGTCACAGTTACAGGCGATACCAATACATCAGACCAAGTTTTTCAGATTGAACGGCTGAATAACGAACGGGTAGCATACATCAGTGCCAATTTAGGTAAGGATTTAACTTTGGGTGATGCTACAGATCAAATCGTCGCGGAAGCAAAATCTGTGTTACCTGCTGGTGTCACTTTAGACTTAGGAGGAGATTCTGCCCGTCAAAATGAAGTTTTTGGGAGTTTTGCTTCAACTTTGGTCTTATCGGCGTTGTGTATCATCGTTGTGTTGATACTACTGTTCAAAAGCTGGGTAGATCCCATAGTCATCGGTGTTTCTCTCCCCTTAGCGGTGGTGGGAGCAATGCTGGCGTTACTCTTTACTAAAAGTGATTTCGGGATGATTTCACTGATTGGCTTTGTGTTCTTATTGGGACTGGCAAACAAAAACGCCATTGTGTTGGTAGATTACATTAATCAATTACGCCAAGCTGGGTTAACACGTACAGAAGCCATCTTGAAAGCGGGGCCAGTCAGACTCAGACCAATTATGATGACCACTGTTTCCACTATCTTAGGGATGCTACCCATTGCTTTGGGTTTTGGTGCGGGTTCAGAATTGCGATCGCCTATGGCTGTAGCTATTGCCGGTGGTTTGGTCACATCTACCATTCTCAGCTTGATTGTTATCCCGGTAGTCTACGCCATTCTAGATGATTGGTTCCCCCGATTTAAAAAGGTGAAAAACTAA
- the hpnA gene encoding hopanoid-associated sugar epimerase, translated as MQVFVTGGTGFVGSHVVRLLLQQGYQVKALVRPNSNLGNLQGLNVEIVKGNLNHPELWRQMLDCNYLFHVAAHYSLWQKDRDLLYRHNVEGTENVLNAAQKAGIERTVYTSSVAAIGVGASGQAVDETHQSPVEKLMGDYKKSKFLAEQVAIKAVANGQDIVIVNPSSPIGSLDIKPTPTGEIILRFLRRQMPAYVNTGLNFIDVRDVAWGHLLALQKGKTGDRYILGHQNLSLKQLLEQLADITGMPAPQRTVPYWLPFGVAWIDEKILAPLGKTPSVPLDGVRMAQQTMYYDASKAVKELGLPQSPINVALKEAVNWFVANGYVD; from the coding sequence ATGCAAGTATTTGTCACAGGGGGGACTGGTTTCGTTGGCTCTCATGTGGTGCGCTTATTGTTGCAACAGGGATACCAAGTCAAAGCACTGGTACGCCCTAACAGTAACTTGGGCAACCTGCAAGGGTTAAACGTGGAAATTGTCAAGGGTAATCTCAATCATCCTGAATTGTGGCGACAGATGCTTGATTGCAACTATCTATTTCATGTCGCCGCCCATTATTCTCTGTGGCAAAAAGACCGGGATTTACTCTATCGTCACAACGTGGAAGGTACAGAAAATGTGCTAAATGCCGCCCAAAAAGCGGGGATTGAACGCACTGTCTACACCAGTTCCGTTGCAGCGATTGGCGTAGGTGCATCCGGTCAAGCAGTTGATGAGACGCACCAAAGCCCTGTAGAAAAGCTGATGGGGGATTACAAAAAATCTAAATTTCTGGCTGAACAAGTAGCTATCAAAGCCGTAGCCAATGGTCAAGATATCGTGATTGTTAATCCCAGTAGTCCAATTGGTTCATTGGATATCAAACCCACACCCACCGGTGAAATTATCTTGCGGTTTTTGCGACGACAAATGCCCGCCTACGTCAATACAGGACTCAACTTCATTGATGTAAGAGATGTAGCCTGGGGACACTTATTAGCGTTGCAAAAAGGAAAAACAGGCGATCGCTATATTTTAGGTCATCAAAACCTCTCTCTCAAACAATTACTAGAACAACTCGCAGACATCACAGGTATGCCAGCACCCCAAAGGACAGTCCCCTATTGGCTACCTTTCGGTGTCGCTTGGATTGACGAAAAGATCCTCGCTCCCCTAGGCAAAACTCCCTCAGTCCCCTTAGATGGTGTACGGATGGCACAGCAAACTATGTATTACGATGCCTCCAAAGCAGTCAAAGAATTAGGTTTACCCCAATCCCCAATCAATGTTGCCCTCAAAGAAGCGGTGAATTGGTTTGTAGCAAATGGCTATGTCGATTAA
- the hpnH gene encoding adenosyl-hopene transferase HpnH has product MAINLQQAIDIGKYLVTQRLLGRKKFPLVLMLEPLFRCNLACSGCGKIQHPTEILKQNLTPEQCFAAVEECGAPVVSIPGGEPLLHPQIDEIVKGLVERKKYVYLCTNGLLLEKSLDKFQPSPYLTFSVHLDGMREWHDQCVDRQGVFDIAVKAIKAAKARGFRVTTNTTIFEGCDPKEMQEFFDFLETLNTDGMMISPGYSYEWAPDQDHFLKREQTRALFREILAPYKSGQKNWNFNHNPLFIDFLVGEKDYECTPWGSPSYSVLGWQKPCYLLNEGHYTTFKELLEATDWSQYGRASGNPKCADCMVHCGYEPTAAMDAMQPQNIARSLGTVFGK; this is encoded by the coding sequence ATGGCGATTAATCTACAACAAGCTATAGACATTGGTAAGTATCTAGTAACTCAACGTCTTTTAGGACGTAAAAAGTTTCCTTTAGTATTAATGTTAGAACCACTATTTCGCTGTAATTTGGCCTGTTCTGGTTGTGGTAAGATTCAGCATCCAACAGAGATCCTCAAGCAAAACTTAACCCCAGAACAGTGTTTCGCCGCCGTGGAAGAATGCGGCGCACCGGTGGTATCAATTCCAGGAGGCGAACCGCTATTACATCCCCAAATTGACGAAATTGTCAAGGGATTAGTAGAACGCAAAAAGTATGTTTATTTGTGTACCAATGGTTTGTTGTTAGAAAAAAGCCTTGATAAGTTTCAGCCTTCCCCCTACTTAACTTTCAGTGTGCATCTCGATGGGATGCGGGAATGGCATGATCAATGTGTAGACCGTCAAGGGGTTTTTGATATTGCTGTCAAAGCCATCAAAGCCGCTAAAGCCAGAGGTTTTCGCGTCACCACCAACACAACTATTTTTGAAGGTTGTGACCCCAAAGAAATGCAGGAGTTTTTCGACTTTCTGGAAACCCTAAATACAGATGGGATGATGATTTCTCCTGGTTATAGCTATGAATGGGCCCCAGATCAAGACCATTTCCTCAAGCGGGAACAAACTCGCGCTTTGTTCAGAGAAATCCTTGCACCCTACAAATCAGGTCAGAAAAACTGGAATTTCAACCACAACCCCCTATTTATAGACTTTCTCGTTGGGGAAAAAGATTATGAATGTACACCTTGGGGTAGTCCTAGTTACAGTGTTTTAGGTTGGCAAAAACCCTGTTATCTATTAAATGAAGGACATTACACCACCTTTAAGGAATTACTAGAAGCCACCGACTGGAGTCAATACGGTCGCGCCAGTGGTAATCCCAAATGTGCTGATTGTATGGTTCACTGCGGCTATGAACCAACAGCCGCAATGGATGCGATGCAGCCGCAAAACATAGCCCGTTCTCTAGGGACTGTGTTTGGGAAGTAG
- a CDS encoding DUF2237 family protein → MAEAKNVLGTDLEVCCTSPMTGFYRDGFCSTGAYDMGMHVVCAQVTAEFLEFTKSRGNDLSTPFPEYNFPGLKPGDRWCLCASRWQEALEAGVAPPVVLTATHARALEVCNLEDLKKHAFSAEC, encoded by the coding sequence ATGGCAGAGGCTAAAAATGTACTCGGTACAGACTTAGAGGTTTGCTGTACTTCTCCGATGACTGGGTTTTACCGTGATGGGTTTTGTTCCACAGGTGCTTATGATATGGGAATGCACGTTGTTTGCGCTCAAGTCACCGCCGAGTTTTTAGAGTTTACCAAATCACGAGGCAACGACCTCAGCACACCTTTTCCTGAGTATAATTTTCCTGGATTAAAGCCGGGCGATCGCTGGTGTTTATGCGCTTCCCGTTGGCAAGAAGCTCTAGAAGCTGGTGTTGCTCCCCCTGTAGTGCTGACTGCTACCCACGCTAGAGCTTTGGAAGTTTGTAATTTAGAGGATTTGAAAAAACACGCCTTCAGTGCTGAGTGCTAA
- a CDS encoding squalene/phytoene synthase family protein, protein MDLRSDALQILEQTSRTFYIPISILPPGLQEAVASAYLCMRAIDEIEDHPELDNSTKAKLLNMISLTLQTGVDGFPVDAFTAGFSGYEDILEEVTLRIREWSLLAPETIAPRIWDATAAMSDRMAHWAEINWKVHTESDLDRYTFGVAGAVGLLLSDLWTWYDGTQTNRTQAIGFGRGLQAVNILRNHVEDLGRGVSFFPDGWSVANMQEYALRNLALADAYTSNLPNGPALQFCQIPLALAHGTLEALANGKEKLSRNDVEALLKQLNTVNLTAG, encoded by the coding sequence TCGAACAGACTAGCAGAACTTTTTATATTCCCATTAGTATTTTACCGCCAGGATTACAAGAGGCAGTTGCATCAGCATACTTGTGTATGCGTGCCATAGATGAAATTGAGGATCATCCAGAATTAGACAATTCTACGAAAGCCAAGCTATTAAACATGATTAGCTTGACATTACAGACAGGGGTGGATGGGTTTCCCGTAGATGCTTTTACGGCAGGGTTTAGCGGCTACGAGGATATTTTAGAAGAAGTCACCTTGAGAATTAGAGAATGGTCGCTACTAGCACCAGAGACGATCGCACCACGCATTTGGGATGCAACGGCGGCGATGTCAGACCGGATGGCTCACTGGGCAGAAATTAACTGGAAAGTTCATACAGAGTCTGACTTAGACCGTTATACCTTTGGGGTGGCGGGTGCAGTAGGATTATTACTCTCCGATTTGTGGACTTGGTACGATGGCACGCAAACCAACCGGACTCAAGCCATTGGCTTTGGTCGCGGCTTACAAGCAGTCAACATTCTCCGTAACCATGTTGAAGATTTAGGGCGTGGGGTAAGTTTCTTTCCTGATGGTTGGAGTGTAGCCAATATGCAAGAGTATGCCCTGCGTAATTTAGCTTTAGCAGATGCTTATACCAGCAATTTACCAAATGGCCCAGCGTTGCAATTTTGCCAAATTCCCCTAGCTTTAGCACATGGCACTTTGGAAGCTTTAGCTAACGGTAAAGAAAAACTCAGTCGCAATGATGTAGAAGCACTACTGAAGCAACTCAACACTGTCAACTTGACAGCTGGGTGA